The following are encoded in a window of uncultured Ilyobacter sp. genomic DNA:
- a CDS encoding Tex family protein: MSVFYDTVARELKIKAHQVENTIKLLDEGATVPFVARYRKELTGDLDETVIRDILERMNYLRNLQKRKDEVLKSIEEQDKLTEELKHKILKAEKLQEVEDLYLPYKKKKKTKADIAKDNGLEPLAKIALGRISYDELIGKAEAFLSEDVISTEEAIEGVKLILAQENSENPLFREEIRERMQKYASLYSKATKKAPELDLKQVYRDYYEYNEAVSKIPSHRILAVNRGENEKILNVSIKFDDKTRSFIESMILREYKNQSLKDFYLEIIKDSLDRLILPSIEREVRNLLTEKAEGEAIESFKENLKNLLMQPPLQDKNILGLDPAYRTGCKTVVINKDGFFKCDDVLYLVEGMHNPKQLEQAKNKIIKYIDQYDIDIVAIGNGTASRETESFVAGVLKEVKKEVYYLIVNEAGASVYSASKLAKEEFPDLDVTARGAISIAKRIQDPLAELVKIDPKSIGVGMYQHDVNQSKLDSSLGEVIESVVNSVGVNVNSASWVLLSYISGIKKNAAKSIVEYRKETGNFSNRKELLKVKGIGAKAYEQMAGFLVIQDGENILDNTIIHPESYGIAEEILEKAGFTLDKYRKSIGDARIALKDFDIEAFAKERGYGKETVRDIYAALIGDRRDPREELEKPVLKSDILKMADLKPGMELEGTVRNVVKFGAFIDIGLKNDALLHVSEISDTFISDPSKVLSVGQIIKVKIKDVDFQRERVTLTKKEK; the protein is encoded by the coding sequence ATGTCTGTTTTCTATGATACAGTTGCCAGAGAGCTGAAGATAAAGGCTCATCAGGTAGAAAATACTATAAAACTTTTAGACGAAGGTGCTACGGTTCCCTTTGTGGCAAGATACAGGAAAGAGCTTACAGGAGATCTCGATGAAACAGTTATCAGAGATATTCTTGAAAGAATGAACTACCTAAGAAACCTTCAGAAGAGGAAGGACGAGGTGCTTAAAAGTATAGAGGAGCAGGACAAGCTGACAGAGGAACTGAAGCATAAAATCCTGAAGGCTGAAAAACTCCAAGAGGTAGAGGATCTCTATCTTCCATACAAGAAAAAGAAAAAAACCAAGGCAGATATAGCCAAGGATAACGGATTAGAACCTCTTGCAAAAATAGCTCTAGGTAGAATAAGCTATGATGAACTAATAGGGAAGGCAGAGGCTTTTTTATCAGAAGATGTAATTAGCACCGAAGAGGCTATAGAGGGTGTAAAGCTAATTTTAGCTCAGGAAAACTCAGAGAATCCTTTATTTAGAGAGGAGATCAGAGAAAGGATGCAAAAATATGCATCTCTTTATTCTAAGGCTACAAAAAAAGCTCCTGAACTGGATCTAAAGCAGGTCTACAGGGATTATTATGAGTATAATGAAGCTGTTTCAAAGATACCTTCTCACAGGATACTGGCTGTGAACAGGGGTGAAAATGAAAAAATATTAAATGTTTCGATAAAGTTTGATGACAAGACGAGATCATTCATAGAGAGTATGATTTTGAGAGAATATAAGAATCAGAGTTTGAAAGATTTTTATCTTGAGATAATAAAAGATTCCCTAGACAGGCTGATTCTCCCATCTATAGAGAGAGAGGTCAGAAATCTCCTGACAGAGAAGGCTGAGGGAGAAGCTATAGAATCTTTTAAAGAGAATCTGAAAAATCTTCTTATGCAGCCGCCACTTCAGGATAAAAACATTTTGGGGCTAGACCCGGCATACAGAACCGGATGCAAAACTGTGGTGATAAATAAAGACGGTTTTTTCAAATGCGATGATGTTCTCTATCTGGTAGAAGGGATGCATAACCCAAAACAGCTAGAACAGGCAAAGAATAAGATAATAAAATATATAGATCAGTATGACATAGATATAGTAGCCATTGGAAACGGTACCGCATCTAGAGAGACAGAGAGTTTTGTGGCAGGGGTCTTAAAAGAGGTAAAAAAAGAGGTTTACTACCTCATAGTAAATGAAGCCGGAGCCTCTGTTTATTCTGCTTCTAAACTTGCAAAGGAAGAGTTTCCTGACTTAGATGTAACGGCTAGAGGTGCTATATCTATAGCCAAGAGAATACAGGACCCTCTGGCAGAGCTTGTAAAAATAGACCCCAAATCTATAGGGGTGGGGATGTATCAGCATGATGTAAATCAGAGCAAATTAGACAGCTCCCTAGGAGAGGTAATAGAAAGTGTAGTTAACTCTGTCGGTGTAAATGTAAACAGTGCCTCATGGGTTCTCCTGTCGTATATATCGGGGATAAAGAAAAACGCAGCCAAGAGCATAGTGGAATACAGAAAAGAGACAGGGAACTTTAGCAACAGAAAAGAATTGTTGAAAGTAAAGGGAATCGGTGCCAAGGCCTATGAGCAGATGGCCGGATTCTTAGTTATACAGGATGGGGAAAACATATTGGATAATACGATTATTCATCCGGAATCCTATGGTATAGCAGAGGAGATACTTGAGAAAGCAGGATTTACCCTTGATAAATACAGAAAAAGTATAGGGGATGCAAGAATTGCATTGAAGGACTTTGATATTGAAGCCTTTGCAAAGGAAAGGGGCTACGGAAAAGAAACTGTAAGAGATATCTATGCTGCTCTTATAGGGGATAGACGTGATCCGAGAGAAGAGCTAGAAAAACCTGTGTTGAAATCAGATATACTGAAGATGGCAGATTTGAAGCCTGGTATGGAACTAGAAGGAACAGTTAGAAATGTAGTCAAATTTGGGGCTTTCATTGATATAGGACTTAAAAATGATGCACTTCTTCATGTATCTGAAATATCGGATACTTTTATATCAGATCCATCTAAAGTCCTTTCTGTGGGACAGATAATAAAAGTAAAAATCAAAGACGTCGATTTTCAGCGGGAAAGGGTAACTCTCACTAAAAAGGAGAAGTAA
- a CDS encoding ATP-binding protein yields the protein MRLKKDSLLLKIIFYNNMAVLLTASMIAFILTFITLKDIGAQVTKLAAEKIKTLDRYYTFYMSKMRDDIFMISQNQNVLLNSDISQNNKINYQLFSDKLKSQLEKQNYKIYSDTIFSIIGESNEILGESGDEEVLKNFSTSRSRNYLNFISKRSKYQMKTSFQERVGEDILVRISVPYYADPEVKAFILTFIIDDKFLEVCHDFMGLEDKHKMFLLTGGAYSKGSLEISSGEKFLSDKVRSELQLRDHKYFFMEKTVNKAPYYMALYPIRSTNGIFLGSIGIALSQEEVIRIKALVFLFIASVAITLILFNSTFFGKIFYKTLTPLAEVAEASDRISQGDYDVDLKIKSTGEIRTLIMSFKKMIKTIRCTQNELRTQNLKLQENIFRINVIEKLLLGIHVEEDIFHVIRSIANALTSEMGLGYSRSIFLRYSREIESLVGEYAIINSNVTGTKDDRVAGAVGGFRFQSESLNELVSYIKIPVRKPSLLAEAVNDKKIIYYNDRGYKYNLGNEFLMSLGLNNFIIIPIYSNERDYGCILVDNFMKDRIVTTEEVELLNLLILNLGIHFKNRILEEEKIDNERAITIGKLSEKFLDGRKPLLEKIDAIVEKAKLGNEDLRKDLLELNGELLNVKRENSILTDYSDMKEYKFEVFDLESLFDEIYNEHKDNMISNNITVSLFVKSQEKIYGDRGELKKAFTEVIDNAFDAVIKSDKTNKKINIVLSRAKNTEKVRIRIFDNGIGMSESQLQNIYEPFVSYKKNASGLGLSIAYRIIKHHRGIMKFESEENVSTQAKITLNAYKEEK from the coding sequence ATGAGGCTAAAAAAAGATTCTTTGCTTTTAAAAATAATCTTTTATAATAATATGGCAGTTCTTCTTACTGCTTCCATGATAGCTTTTATACTTACATTCATTACTTTAAAGGATATTGGTGCTCAGGTTACAAAACTTGCGGCGGAGAAGATAAAAACTTTAGACAGATATTATACTTTTTACATGTCTAAGATGCGTGATGATATCTTTATGATATCTCAGAACCAAAATGTTCTTTTAAATTCAGACATATCTCAAAACAATAAGATAAATTATCAGCTTTTTTCAGACAAACTGAAGTCACAGCTTGAAAAGCAAAATTATAAGATTTACAGCGACACAATTTTTTCTATAATAGGTGAAAGCAATGAAATTTTGGGAGAATCTGGAGATGAGGAGGTCCTAAAAAACTTTTCAACTTCTAGAAGCAGAAATTATCTCAACTTCATAAGCAAAAGATCTAAATATCAGATGAAAACCTCTTTTCAAGAAAGAGTAGGTGAAGATATACTGGTAAGAATATCGGTGCCATATTACGCTGATCCTGAGGTCAAAGCCTTTATTCTTACCTTCATAATTGATGACAAATTTTTGGAAGTATGTCATGATTTTATGGGCCTAGAAGACAAACATAAGATGTTTTTATTGACAGGGGGGGCTTATAGTAAAGGAAGCCTTGAAATTTCATCTGGAGAAAAATTTTTGAGTGATAAAGTTCGATCTGAACTACAACTCAGGGATCACAAGTATTTTTTTATGGAGAAGACTGTAAATAAGGCTCCTTATTACATGGCTTTGTATCCTATAAGGAGTACTAACGGAATATTTTTAGGGAGTATAGGTATAGCTCTTTCCCAAGAGGAAGTTATAAGGATAAAGGCTCTTGTATTTTTGTTTATAGCCAGTGTTGCAATCACTCTGATACTTTTTAATTCTACATTTTTCGGTAAGATTTTTTATAAAACCCTTACTCCTCTTGCAGAAGTAGCAGAGGCCTCTGACAGAATATCTCAGGGAGACTACGATGTAGATCTTAAAATAAAGAGCACAGGAGAGATAAGGACTCTCATAATGTCTTTTAAAAAAATGATCAAAACAATAAGATGCACACAAAATGAGCTGAGGACACAAAATTTAAAACTCCAGGAAAATATTTTCAGGATAAACGTAATAGAAAAGCTTTTGTTGGGGATACATGTGGAAGAGGATATTTTTCATGTAATAAGATCAATAGCTAACGCCCTTACATCTGAAATGGGTCTAGGATACAGCAGGTCCATATTCCTGAGATACAGCAGGGAGATAGAATCCCTTGTAGGAGAGTATGCCATCATAAACAGTAATGTGACAGGGACAAAAGATGACAGAGTGGCCGGTGCCGTAGGCGGCTTTAGATTCCAGAGTGAGTCATTGAATGAACTTGTTTCATACATAAAAATACCTGTAAGAAAGCCAAGCCTTCTAGCGGAAGCAGTCAATGATAAGAAAATAATATATTATAACGACAGAGGCTATAAGTACAACTTAGGGAATGAGTTTCTTATGAGTCTAGGTCTCAATAACTTCATAATTATTCCAATATATAGCAATGAAAGAGATTATGGGTGTATATTGGTGGATAATTTTATGAAGGACAGGATTGTCACCACTGAAGAAGTAGAGCTTCTAAACCTTCTTATACTGAACCTTGGAATACATTTCAAAAACAGAATATTAGAAGAGGAAAAAATAGACAATGAAAGAGCAATAACCATCGGTAAACTTTCGGAGAAATTTTTAGACGGAAGAAAACCACTTTTGGAAAAAATAGATGCCATCGTAGAAAAGGCAAAGCTAGGAAATGAAGACTTAAGAAAAGACCTCTTAGAACTAAATGGAGAACTCTTAAATGTAAAGAGGGAGAACAGCATACTGACTGACTACTCTGACATGAAAGAATATAAATTTGAAGTTTTTGATTTAGAATCTCTTTTTGATGAGATATACAATGAACACAAGGACAACATGATTTCAAATAATATTACAGTTTCTCTTTTTGTAAAATCTCAAGAGAAAATTTACGGTGACAGAGGAGAATTGAAAAAAGCATTTACGGAAGTAATAGACAATGCTTTTGATGCAGTGATAAAAAGTGACAAGACCAATAAGAAGATCAACATTGTTCTTTCGAGAGCTAAAAACACAGAAAAAGTCAGAATAAGAATTTTTGATAACGGAATAGGGATGAGTGAAAGTCAGCTGCAAAACATATATGAACCTTTTGTGAGCTATAAAAAGAATGCTTCAGGACTAGGACTCTCAATCGCTTATAGAATAATAAAGCATCACAGAGGAATCATGAAATTTGAATCTGAGGAAAATGTAAGTACGCAAGCAAAAATAACTTTAAATGCATACAAGGAGGAGAAATAG